In Mycolicibacterium nivoides, the DNA window CAAAGGCTCCCGAGTGTCCCCGCTGGCCGCGCCGCTGACTGCCGCCGACATCGACGAGGCCGCCGAGCGAATTTCCGGGGTGGTCACCCGCAGCCCGCTGCAGTTCAACGAGCGCCTGTCGGAAGCGACCGGGGCCAACGTCTACCTCAAACGCGAGGATCTGCAGGCGGTGCGTTCCTACAAGGTCCGCGGCGCGTTCAACCTGATGGCCCAGCTCTCGCCCGACGAACTGGCGGCCGGCGTCGTGTGCTCCTCGGCGGGCAACCACGCCCAGGGCTTCGCGATGGCCTGCCGGTCGATGCGCACCCATGGCCGCGTCTACGTACCGGCCAAGACCCCCAAGCAGAAGCGGGACCGGATCCGGTACCACGGCCGCGAGTTCATCGAGCTCATCGCCGGCGGGTCGACTTACGATCTGGCCGCTGCCGCGGCGCTCGACGATGTCGCACGCACCGGGGCCACCCTGGTGCCCCCGTACGACGACCTGCGCACGATGGCAGGCCAGGGCACCATCGCTGCCGAGGTGCTCGACCAGCTCGACGACGAGCCGGATCTGGTGATCGTCCCCGTGGGTGGTGGCGGCTGTATCGCAGGCATCACCACATATCTCGCCGAGCGTGCCTCGGACACATCGGTGCTCGGGGTGGAGCCGGCGGGCGCGGCGTCGATGATCGCGGCGCTGGCCGCGGGTGAACCCGTGACGCTCGACCACGTCGATCAGTTCGTCGACGGTGCGGCAGTGGCGCGGGCCGGTGCGCTGCCCTACGCCGTCCTGGCCGCCGCCGGTGACATGGTCGCCCTCACCACGGTCGACGAGGGCGCGGTCTGTAGTGCGATGCTCGACCTCTACCAGAACGACGGAATCATCGCCGAGCCCGCCGGGGCGCTGTCGGTGACCGCGCTGCTGGAGGCAGACATCGAGCCCGGGTCCTCCGTCGTGTGCCTGATCTCGGGTGGCAACAACGACGTGTCCCGCTACAACGAGGTGGTCGAGCGGTCACTGGTGCACCTGGGACTCAAGCACTACTTCCTCGTGGACTTCCCGCAGGAACCCGGGGCGCTGCGCCGCTTCCTCGACGAGGTACTCGGGCCGGGCGACGACATCACCCTGTTCGAGTACGTCAAGCGGAACAACCGGGAGACCGGTGAGGCGTTGTGCGGTGTCGAGCTGAGCGCGGCCACGGACCTGGAGGGCTTGCTGGCCCGGATGCAGGATTCCGACATCCACGTCGAGTTACTCGAACCGGGGTCGCCGACCTACCGGTACCTGACCTGAGCGACCCCCTGAACCGGCGGGGCCTCAGGCTCCGATGCCGGTGGCCTCGAACCCGGCACTGACTGCCCGGACTTTTTCGTCCAGAACGTCTTGGGGATCCTTGCGGAACAGGGACTTGGCCACGAGTTCGACCGCGCGCCGGCTGTCGCTGAACCCGGATGTCCGCGACAGGTGCAGGGTCAGTGCCAGATAGAACAGCGTTGCGACGTCCTGCGGCGTGAAGAGATAGCCCTGGCCGTTCTTGGCACTGATGACGTTGTACGCCGCCTTGTTGTGGATGCCGCTGTTGGTGTGCACGCCGCCGTTGTCGCGGGTGGTGTTGACGTAGTCGCGCACGTGGGCGGGCTGACCGCGCCGCGTCGGATCACTCAGATCGCGCAGCGGGACGCCGGTTCCGTCGAGTTCCTCGCCCATCTCCCAGTTCCAGCTGTCGATGTCCGGCTTCTGGGAGTTGGCAATGATCGTGCCCATGATGTCCGAATAGGACTCGTTGAGCGCGCCGGATTCGTTCTTGTACTCCAGGCGTGCCGTGTTGTCGGTCAATCCGTGCGTCATCTCGTGGGCGACGACATCCACGGCCACCGCATAGGACCGCAGCTCTCCGTTGACGCTGCGCTGGCCGTACACCATCTGCGTGCCGATCCAGGCGGCGTTGCGCCATTCATTGGGCGTCGGGTCCTGGATCGATGTGCAGTTGATGGAGGAGATGAAGGGTCCTCCCTGGTTGTCCAGACCGTTGCGCTGCAACGTGTTCAGCAGGTAATCGGCCACCTCTTGGGCATTGGCATGTGCGCTGATCGCCGCCGGGCTCCACGGGGCCGGGGGGTTGGTGATCGGCGCGGCGCCCGGTAGCGAGCGGAATTGCGATTCGATCCTGCGGAACCCGAAATCGTAGGTCTCGATGCGCCGGGTCGGGTCCACGAGCCGCGTGTTGTCGTTCTCATCGCGCTCGGCCCGGATACGCCGGGTTTGGCCGAGTGCATCGGTTGAGTCCAGCTCTTCCAGGGTCCATGAAATCGTCTGCGTACGGGGAAGTTTGGTCACCAGATCGCCGGAATGGGCGTCGACGACGTAGTCGAAGAGTTCCGGCAGCGTCTCCGGATGGCCGTCCGAGGTGCGCTTGCGGTGTCGCTGGACGTTCTTGGCGATGTAGACCAGGCGCCACACCCCGGGCTGGGAGCTGTTGTCGAAGTAGAAGTACAGCCGGGGAGGCTCCGGTAAGGGCAGCGCGTCCTTGCCCGCGTCCTTGACGATCACGTCCTGAGCCTGGGCCGGCGATATCGCCGCCACGGCGTCGACACCGTCGGGATTGCCGATCGCCGAATTCACGGCCAGCATGTTGTTGGCGTCATCCAACTCGATCGTGACGAGGGAGCCGTAGATCGGGATGTGCTGACGGTACTGAGCGAACTTGACGACGGTGGAATCCGTGAGTGGTACAGATTCGGTGCCCAGGGCCCGGTACTCGGTTCCCGGACCCGCGCTGCTGTCGGTGATGGTGGGCACCTCGGGGTTGGCGATCATCTGGTTCAGATAGCGACGCGCAGCCGATTCCGGATCGAGTGTCGCCACGTCGATCGCCCGGGCCGTGCCGGGCCTGACCGTTTCGTCATTGATGGCCCGCACTGCCGGGCCCTGGTATTTGTCCGCGCTGTGCAGCGCAAAGCTCTCTAACCCGTTGTCGTTCATCAGTTCTCATATCTCCTGGTCCGATGGTGGCTGCCCCGGATGGGGCCGACCGGGTGTCGGCGCCATGGCATGGCCTGATCATGCGTCGACGGCGCCGCAATTTCGTGCGTAGTCGCCTACTCGAAAATTGCGCCGAACGGACCCGTGAGGTCTGCAGCGGTGCCGCTGTCGTGCGAAGTGACGACCGCGTCGGCACCGAATGCAGGTAGTGATCTACGCGCGCGCTCCGGGCCGAGGATGCCTACCGTCCATGACGTGGGGTTTCAGCCTCACACGAGACCCGCCGTCAAGGGAGCCAGCCATGGCGAAATACCTCATCAAATCCGGTGACACCCTCGGTGCCATCGCAACTCGGCTCGGGGTGGGTCTGGCCGGCCTTGAATCGGCGAACCCGCACATCACCGATCCACACCGGATCTTCCCGGGCCAGATCATCATCGTGCCGGGCAGTTCACCGGTGCCCGGACCCGAATACGTCGTGCAGTCCGGCGACACGCTGACCCACATCGCTGCCAGGTTCGGGGTGAGCCTGGCCGACCTCGAAAGCGCCAATCCCCAGATCGCCAACGTGAACCGGATCTTCACGGGGCAGATCATCACGGTCACGGAAGCGGCTACACGGGTCCGCCACGACATCTGGACACTCGATGAGATCGATCACTGGCACCCGACCATCTACGCCTACGCCCGCGCGGTGCAGGTGCTGATCGACCGGACGGACGCGGACCAGTTCGACCCGATCAGTTGGCAGTATCAGTCCGACATCCATGGCACCACAGAGAATCCCGACAATTACCGCAACCAATGCCAGCACTTCTGCTGGTTCTTCCTGCCCTGGCACCGGATGTATCTGCAGTGGTTCGAACGGATCATCAGATCTGCCATCGCAGACCTGGACGACGTCGACGAGCAGACCAAGGCGACCTGGGCATTGCCCTACTGGAATTACAGCAGCGACGATTCTGCCCGCAGGCGGTTGCCGCAGGCTTTTCTCGATACCACCCTGCCGGACGGCGTGACGCCGAACCCGCTGTGGGTGCCTGGGCGAAACCTCAATGACGGTTCGTCGCTGCCAGTCTCCGACGTCGACCTGACCAGTGCGCTGGCGCCGGTCGATTTCGCCGGGATCGGCGGGTTTGCCGGTGGGCGCACCGGATTCAGCCATGGCGGAGAAGATCCGGGCTCGGCGATGGGACCGCTCGAAGGAACGCCTCACGGTGCGGTTCACGTGGGTGTGGGCGGTCTGATGGGTTCGTTCAACACCGCCGCGCTGGACCCGATCTTCTGGCTGCACCACGCCAACATCGATCGGATCTGGGAGATCTGGCGGACGATGCCCGACCGGACGAACACCACAGAGGCCGCCTGGCTGACCGGTGTGACGTTCCACTTCCACGACGAGAACCGGGCGACGCTCACCGAGACGGTGCAAGAAGTGCTCGACACCACGACCCAGCTCAGCTACCGCTATGAGGACATCACGGCCCCTGTCGCACTGGAGGCTCTCATGCCAACCGCACCTGCACCCGAGAACCCGCCGGAACTGGTCGGAGCATCGGACAGCGCGATCGCCCTGGCCGGTGAGACCACCAATGTCACGTTCGGTATCGCTCCTCCGATCGGCCCGCTGGCCGAGGAAGCGACACCGGCGTCGCGTGCTTTCCTCCGCATCGAGGA includes these proteins:
- a CDS encoding tyrosinase family protein, translated to MAKYLIKSGDTLGAIATRLGVGLAGLESANPHITDPHRIFPGQIIIVPGSSPVPGPEYVVQSGDTLTHIAARFGVSLADLESANPQIANVNRIFTGQIITVTEAATRVRHDIWTLDEIDHWHPTIYAYARAVQVLIDRTDADQFDPISWQYQSDIHGTTENPDNYRNQCQHFCWFFLPWHRMYLQWFERIIRSAIADLDDVDEQTKATWALPYWNYSSDDSARRRLPQAFLDTTLPDGVTPNPLWVPGRNLNDGSSLPVSDVDLTSALAPVDFAGIGGFAGGRTGFSHGGEDPGSAMGPLEGTPHGAVHVGVGGLMGSFNTAALDPIFWLHHANIDRIWEIWRTMPDRTNTTEAAWLTGVTFHFHDENRATLTETVQEVLDTTTQLSYRYEDITAPVALEALMPTAPAPENPPELVGASDSAIALAGETTNVTFGIAPPIGPLAEEATPASRAFLRIEDVTSPAPVGVTYKVYLNVGGGEPTVDDDHFVGVAAFFGIEETSNPDNEHGGMRLAFDITGLYRRFSAEGRWSDQVSVTFVPQYVEPAAHPIQLPGAQASAPQQSGNARVGRVSVFLQ
- the ilvA gene encoding threonine ammonia-lyase IlvA: MTADLSKGSRVSPLAAPLTAADIDEAAERISGVVTRSPLQFNERLSEATGANVYLKREDLQAVRSYKVRGAFNLMAQLSPDELAAGVVCSSAGNHAQGFAMACRSMRTHGRVYVPAKTPKQKRDRIRYHGREFIELIAGGSTYDLAAAAALDDVARTGATLVPPYDDLRTMAGQGTIAAEVLDQLDDEPDLVIVPVGGGGCIAGITTYLAERASDTSVLGVEPAGAASMIAALAAGEPVTLDHVDQFVDGAAVARAGALPYAVLAAAGDMVALTTVDEGAVCSAMLDLYQNDGIIAEPAGALSVTALLEADIEPGSSVVCLISGGNNDVSRYNEVVERSLVHLGLKHYFLVDFPQEPGALRRFLDEVLGPGDDITLFEYVKRNNRETGEALCGVELSAATDLEGLLARMQDSDIHVELLEPGSPTYRYLT
- a CDS encoding M4 family metallopeptidase, whose translation is MNDNGLESFALHSADKYQGPAVRAINDETVRPGTARAIDVATLDPESAARRYLNQMIANPEVPTITDSSAGPGTEYRALGTESVPLTDSTVVKFAQYRQHIPIYGSLVTIELDDANNMLAVNSAIGNPDGVDAVAAISPAQAQDVIVKDAGKDALPLPEPPRLYFYFDNSSQPGVWRLVYIAKNVQRHRKRTSDGHPETLPELFDYVVDAHSGDLVTKLPRTQTISWTLEELDSTDALGQTRRIRAERDENDNTRLVDPTRRIETYDFGFRRIESQFRSLPGAAPITNPPAPWSPAAISAHANAQEVADYLLNTLQRNGLDNQGGPFISSINCTSIQDPTPNEWRNAAWIGTQMVYGQRSVNGELRSYAVAVDVVAHEMTHGLTDNTARLEYKNESGALNESYSDIMGTIIANSQKPDIDSWNWEMGEELDGTGVPLRDLSDPTRRGQPAHVRDYVNTTRDNGGVHTNSGIHNKAAYNVISAKNGQGYLFTPQDVATLFYLALTLHLSRTSGFSDSRRAVELVAKSLFRKDPQDVLDEKVRAVSAGFEATGIGA